In a genomic window of Lepisosteus oculatus isolate fLepOcu1 chromosome 3, fLepOcu1.hap2, whole genome shotgun sequence:
- the lzts3b gene encoding leucine zipper putative tumor suppressor 3, whose protein sequence is MAKLDTLPALSDPATSPSQQGSMGSVGSGVAGEQEFAMKSVGTRTQPSAARPGPRRCTAEDRAFSAERAPVANALYLSGQRGASLDLCGNNVAAGGEKGAGSLPPPQYREPPGAAPLDNHNPPKLLPVSGKLEQSSDGLVRPSAFKPVVPKSFHSMQNLVCPPQSGGGRGAGAGAAAGQQDSPGAGSGGGGARDRPGGGRGGAGGGLSDSGRNSLTSLPTYTGSGSVYGPPHPLGPLSASTSHINRLGTAGAYDKPGCQNGLSASDSGRSSSGKSSSSCQRLSHLSDAPPLRPSPSSDDIIQDLEDRLWEKEQEVLHMRRNLDQSEAAIVQVFEEKQRVWEREMEELRQNYANKLQQVSRKAQRTQQTLQLQISRLQQDKRRLQEELAALLAQREELERKCLDYKKEQADILPRLEETKWEVCQKAGEISLLKQQLRESQAEVAQRAGEMVALRAQLRELSGQLREREEAVLGLKDSYSSKSLALERCEGELQRTLAEVSLLRDKLGVFEAEVLGLKQALVELGGAGRAAVPSPQSPPDGPPPPQADALLSLQSDEAKAQRQAEAGGLRRQLERLQGELRLERQQRERQALSFAKERHTWQGEKERVLKYQAQLQLNYVEMYQKNQALEQQVGQLSSKISLPSPPTSLPLPPPPPPEDKKPSPPQLTPPWGGPSRLERIESTEI, encoded by the exons ATGGCGAAGTTGGACACTCTGCCGGCGCTGAGTGACCCCGCGACCTCCCCCAGCCAGCAGGGCAGCATGGGCAGCGTGGGCAGCGGGGTGGCAGGGGAGCAGGAGTTCGCCATGAAGAGCGTGGGCACCCGCACGCAGCCCAGCGccgcccggcccggcccgcgCCGCTGCACCGCTGAGGACCGGGCCTTCAGCGCCGAGCGCGCCCCCGTCGCCAACGCCCTGTACCTGAGCGGGCAGCGCGGCGCCAGCCTGGACCTGTGCGGCAACAACGTGGCGGCTGGCGGCGAGAAGGGCGCAGGCAGCCTGCCGCCGCCTCAGTACCGAGAGCCCCCCGGCGCCGCCCCGCTGGACAACCACAACCCCCCCAAGCTCCTGCCGGTGTCGGGCAAGCTGGAGCAG AGCAGCGACGGCCTCGTCCGGCCCTCCGCCTTCAAGCCCGTGGTGCCCAAGAGCTTCCACTCCATGCAGAACCTGGTGTGCCCCCCGCAGAGCGGCGGCGGCCGCGGCGCGGGCGCGGGCGCGGCGGCGGGGCAGCAGGACAGCCCGGGGGCGGGCAGCGGGGGCGGGGGCGCCCGGGACAGGCCTGGCGGCGGCCGGGGGGGCGCCGGCGGGGGGCTGTCGGACTCCGGCAGGAACTCCCTGACCAGCCTGCCGACCTACACGGGCTCAGGCAGCGTCTAcggccccccccaccccctgggGCCGCTCAGCGCCTCCACCAGCCACATCAACCGGCTGGGCACCGCCGGCGCCTACGACAAGCCGGGCTGCCAGAACGGGCTGAGCGCCTCCGACAGCGGCCGCTCCTCCTCCGGCAAGAGCTCCTCCTCCTGCCAGCGGCTCAGCCACCTGAGCGACGCCCCGCCCCTGcgcccctccccctcctccgaCGACATCATCCAAGACCTGGAGGACCGCCTCTGGGAGAAGGAGCAGGAG GTGCTGCACATGCGCCGCAACCTGGACCAGAGCGAGGCCGCCATCGTGCAGGTGTTCGAGGAGAAGCAGCGCGTGTGGGAGCGCGAGATGGAGGAGCTGCGGCAGAACTACGCCAACAAGCTGCAGCAGGTGTCGCGCAAGGCGCAGCGCACCCAGCAGACCCTGCAGCTGCAGATCAGCCGGCTGCAGCAGGACAAGCGCAGGCTGCAGGAGGAGCTGGCGGCCCTGCTGGCCCAGAGGGAGGAGCTGGAGAGGAAGTGCCTGGACTACAAGAAGGAGCAGGCTGACATCCTGCCTCGCCTGGAGGAGACCAAGTGGGAG GTGTGCCAGAAGGCGGGGGAGATCTCCCTGCTGAAGCAGCAGCTGCGTGAGTCGCAGGCGGAGGTGGCGCAGCGCGCGGGCGAGATGGTGGCGCTGCGGGCGCAGCTCAGGGAGCTGAGCGGGCAGCTGCGGGAGCGCGAGGAGGCGGTGCTGGGGCTCAAGGACTCCTACAGCAGCAAGAGCCTGGCGCTGGAGCGCTGCGAGGGGGAGCTGCAGAGGACGCTGGCCGAG GTCTCTCTGCTGCGGGACAAGCTGGGCGTGTTCGAAGCAGAGGTGCTGGGACTGAAGCAAGCGCTGGTGGAGCTGGGGGGGGCCGGGCGGGCGGCTGTGCCCTCCCCTCAGAGCCCCCCGGACGGGCCGCCGCCCCCCCAGGCGGACGCCCTGCTGAGCCTGCAGAGCGACGAGGCGAAGGCGCAGCGGCAGGCCGAGGCGGGGGGGCTGCGGCGGCAGCTGGAGAGGCTGCAGGGCGAGCTGAGGCTGGAGAGGCAGCAGAGGGAGAGGCAGGCGCTCAGCTTCGCCAAGGAGCGGCACACCTGGCAGGGCGAGAAGGAGCGCGTGCTCAAGTACCAGGCCCAGCTGCAGCTCAACTACGTGGAGATGTACCAGAAGAACCAGGCCCTGGAGCAGCAGGTGGGCCAGCTCAGCTCCAAGATCAGCCTCCCCTCCCCGCCCACCAGCCTCCCGctgccccccccgcccccccccgagGACAAGAAGCCCTCCCCGCCCCAGCTCACCCCGCCCTGGGGCGGGCCGTCCCGTCTCGAGCGGATCGAGTCGACGGAGATCTAG
- the LOC138237752 gene encoding uncharacterized protein, producing the protein MALSVTPAAVSQCFALVSLCTSIADPNWIELWNASAPYSSTSLIYGVAFTLHAAQNLTDTGPLGGPQGPGMRLLYSLAALCYCAVLLSSISFLFDFLGASRTREGLSVVLHVSTAVLCLGSLCVAGACLCVVTRMLPVRGPWGGPALGESFFIAALALLFCVLAAAGSVWQCRRRGALASGYMAIEGGVSDLDTPPLLTEGEDGGGVFPDWSA; encoded by the exons ATGGCTCTCAGCGTGACCCCGGCCGCCGTGTCCCAGTGCTTCGCTCTTGTCTCGCTCTGCACCTCCATCGCCGACCCCAACTGGATCGAGCTGTGGAACGCCAGCGCCCCCTACAGCTCCACCAGTCTCATCTACGGCGTGGCCTTCACCTTGCACGCGGCCCAGAACCTCACTGACACAG GTCCTCTGGGAGGGCCCCAGGGCCCGGGGATGAGACTGCTCTACTCCCTGGCCGCTCTGTGTTACTGCGCTGTGCTCCTGTCCAGCATCTCCTTCCTCTTCGACTTCCTGGGTGCCAGCAGGACCCGAGAGGGGCTGTCCGTAGTGCTGCATGTCTCCACAG cGGTGCTGTGCCTGGGCTCCCTGTGCGTCGCCGGagcctgtctgtgcgtcgtcaCTCGGATGCTGCCGGTTCGAGGACCGTGGGGCGGCCCCGCGCTGGGGGAGAGCTTCTTCATCGCCGCGCTGGcgctgctgttctgtgtgctGGCCGCGGCCGGCAGCGTGTGGCAGTGCCGCCGGCGGGGGGCGCTGGCGAGCGGCTACATGGCCATCGAGGGTGGGGTCAGTGACCTGGACACCCCGCCCTTGCTCACGGAGGGGGAGGACGGTGGGGGCGTCTTCCCAGACTGGTCTGCGTAG